A stretch of Bacteroidota bacterium DNA encodes these proteins:
- a CDS encoding cupin domain-containing protein — protein sequence MAAQNAEYWIDRLGLIAHPEGGYFKETFRSPEILQEDSLGQGYIGSRNASTAIYFLVTAEKPSHFHRLATDEIWHHYAGDALELIFIHPNGDLESKWLGKSDAKGCMPQLIAPAGSWFAGRVASGFALCGCTMAPGFDFADFELAGRQMLLEAYPAHAEMIDALTSEA from the coding sequence ATGGCGGCCCAAAATGCGGAATACTGGATCGACCGACTGGGTTTGATCGCGCATCCTGAAGGTGGATATTTCAAGGAGACGTTTCGCAGCCCTGAAATTTTGCAGGAAGACAGTTTGGGGCAAGGCTACATCGGCAGCCGGAATGCCAGCACTGCCATCTATTTTTTGGTCACCGCGGAGAAGCCATCCCATTTCCACCGGTTGGCGACGGATGAAATCTGGCACCATTACGCTGGAGATGCGCTGGAACTGATTTTCATTCATCCGAATGGAGATTTGGAATCCAAATGGTTGGGAAAGTCAGATGCAAAAGGCTGTATGCCGCAATTGATTGCGCCCGCAGGAAGTTGGTTTGCCGGGCGCGTGGCATCGGGTTTTGCATTGTGTGGCTGTACCATGGCTCCGGGATTTGATTTTGCAGACTTCGAATTGGCAGGTCGACAAATGCTGTTGGAAGCGTACCCGGCACATGCTGAAATGATTGATGCGTTGACTTCCGAGGCATAG